Within the Dolichospermum compactum NIES-806 genome, the region GTCGAGATCAACCTGCCCGAATCAGCTTACTGGAAAACTGGTCATCTTCAATAGGTTCTTTGAGATTGTTTGGTTCTTCAGAAGTAGCCTTTTCCCTACTGCAATCAAAACAACTATTGGGGACAGAACAACAAAAATATGAATTATGCGATTTATATGGTAATAATCCTTTAAAAATTAAAATAGTTGTTAATACTATCATTCAATTATTTAATAGTGATATTAACAAATTTCTAGCAGAGAATACCCTATTGGTCAGTCATCATCTTCGCAGATTGTTAGAACAACAGTTAAGTTGTCTCTGTGATGTAGAACGGGAAATCATGTACTATTTGGCAATTAACTCGCAATTAACAACAATTACTGATTTAGCAAATATATTACCTCATGTTTCTAGATCCCATTTTTGGCAAGCAATAGAAAGGCTACATTCACGCTCTTTCATTGAGGAGAAAGCAGGTAAATACACCTTGCAACCTATAGTTATTGAGTACGTTATAGAACAATTTAAACCAAAACCTGGATTGGAAATGGTTGACAAAAATAGCCAAAGCCTGGGAATGAATTCCCAGGCTCATAACTGAGGTGCGTTTTAACGCACTCTAATTAAGTATGATTCTTTTATTCTGTTTTGCAAAAGTCCTCTAAAAATCGAACTTCATGTTCTAAATAGAATAAATAAAGAAAAAATAGTCGGTTAAAACCGACTATAGCTATTAGACAGGGAATTTATTCCCTGGATTTTTTATAAAATCAAACAATATAATTTAATTATTGTGCCAAAATAATTCACTACCCATGACAAAAAAAATATTAACTGGACTAAGTTCACAAACTTACGAACACCCATTTGATCGGAAAGCTTTGGCTTCTTTACAAAGTATGCCCGGTATTTCTCCTTTGCTCAAAAAAGTCAACGAATATGGGATTGATCGTTTACTGAGATTACAAAGTATTGCTAGTGAAATCAGAGTCACACCCCGGAATTTTCCCCAATTGTATCAACCATTATTAGAAGCTTGCCAAATTCTTGATGTGACAACTATTCCTGAATTGTATTTGTTTCGAGGGACAGGGCATATTCAAACCTATATTATTGGCCTAGAAAAACCTATTATTGGTATCAATATTGAAGCAATGGAATGGTTGAATTATGATGAATTACTGTTTATTTTTGGCTACGAAATTGCTCGAATTAAAAGTCAACATATAATTTATCATCAAATAGCAATTGTGATGCCAGCATTAAAAATATGGTTAAGTAGTACCACATTAGGCTTAGGAGGATTGATAGCTAGTGGTGTAGAATTAGCATTATATAATTGGGTAATGATGGCAAAGTTCACCGCAGATCGGGCTGGGTTATTAGCTTGTCAAGATATTGATATTGCAACTACCGCACTGATGAAACTTGCAGGTTTACCAGAAGAGTATTTAACTCCTGATGTGATTGAAGATTTCCTGATTCAATCCCGTGAATTTGCCTCTAATAGTGTTGATAGTCTAGATCAAGTTACGAAAATATTAAGTTATTCAGAATCTAATCTTTCTTGGTTAGTAATGCGGACTGGTGAATTGTTAAAATGGGTTGATTCTGGAGAATACAATCATGTACTGCAAGGAGAAAATGTCAATACTCCAAAAGGAAAAGAGGAAGGAGACGAAAAAGAAGGATGGAATTTTTTGACTTCTTGGTAAATAGATGGACGGAAATAAATATAGAACTCATGTTAGATTTTTGAAAAAAAATTAGGTATTGTAGGGTGCGTCAGACTGCATAAATTCTATCAATAAACAGATTTGTAATATCTGACGCACCCTACGGATATTTTCATAAATCAAATATTGGTCTTCTAAGTACAGGACAAAAAATTGAGAGAGAGAAGAAAGTCGTCATATTTCAAATCTAAATCAGTAACAAGAGAACGCAGATAATCTAAACCGTAACGAAAAACACTTTTAGCAAAACGTCCATGTTTCTTGATTTTGATAGGTTGGTGTTGATGCAACCATTCTCCAGTCTTGACAGCCCAACACATAGCTAATGACAGTAAAGCTAAGAGCTTACTCAATCGGTTAGAATCAATAAAATGTGTAGATTCCAAGCAAAAACCACGAGTTTTAAACATACCGAACAAAGTTTCAATCCCCCAACGACGGCCATAGTCAGCAATTATGGTTTGGGGAGAAGTATCAGAAATCACGATTAATAACTTGCCATCATCAAGACGTAAACCAGCTACATAAACTGAACGACCCCAGACCCAACGACGAGTAGATAAAACCTGAGATTCACCCGCAGCCAGATGAGCAAAAATGACGCTACCTGGAAGAGTCTTTTCTGTATCACTAATTAAATCAGTGTGACGAATCCTGATTCGGAATGGAATATTTGGTTCAAGCAGTAAATAACTTAACCATTCTGCCCCCACGAATTCTCTGTCAGCACTGATATAGTCAACTTGTGCATCTGGGAACAGTTGTCCAAATCGGTCAAGTAAATCCATTCGTTCATCCGTGTTGGAGTTACCTTTCTTCTCCAATATCTGCCAAACTAGGGGGTAAGCGACACCATTATGTACTACTCCCAACATGAGGATATTTAACCATATTTGACCAAAACGCCATTCAGTCCGGTCAATACTTAACACCCAAGGCTGGGGAATGTTCATGATTTTTACAATCATTTTCGCTATGACTGCATAATCTATATCAAAATCTCGGAAAAATCTTTGCAACCGTTTGTAATTGGATTCGTTTTTAGCACAGTTGCGAAAACCAGTTGCTAATTCTACCAAGTTCACTGTCTTTACTCTTAATAAAGATATTAAAAATAACGCTAAAAAGCTTAGACGCGCTCCATGCCATTCCAAATGTGGTTTTAGTGTGTCTCGTAATAGGTTAATCTGGTTCATAGGGGTTTCTTTGATTGTGTGGTAACTTTCTATGAAACCCTTTCTCTGTTTCCTTTGCAAGCTTTTTCTCTATTTTTTGTCCTGTACAGAGATTGGTCTTATATCAATAAATATCAAATAATATTGTAAAATAGGGCGGTCTAGAAACCCACCCCACAAAAGTTATATTTAGTTTAATTTTGCCTAATCTTTCCACAAAGCAATACCACCTAATAAACCCGTGATATTGGGGATTAATTTCACATTTAATGGTAGATTCATATTGATTCGCACTGCTTCACCACCACCAATATAAAGACAATCATAGTTAAATAAGTGTTGCAAAGATGTTATAGCTTTTTCTAAGCGTCTATTCCATTTTTTCTCACCAATCTTATCTAATGCTGCCCGTCCTAACTGCTTTTCATAGGTTTCCCCTTTGCGAAATCGGTGATGTCCCATTTCCATGTTTGGAACTAACGTACCATCTACAAATAAGGCTGAACCAAACCCTGTACCCAAGGTAATGACCAATTCTACACCTTTACCAGCGATCGCCCCTAGTCCCCGCATATCGGCATCATTAATGACTTTAACAGGTCTATTTAACTGTTGAGATAATATTGTAGCTAAATCAAACCCAATCCAATCACAATGGAGATTAGCAGGGGTTTCGGTGACTCCATAACGCACCACACCCGGAAAACCTACTGATACCCGATGATATTCACCTTGAGCGGCGGCTAAGACTACAATAGTGTTGATTACTACTTCTGGTGTAGCAGGTTGGGGGGTTTCTAATCTGCCTCTTTCGGTTAAAGGCTTGCCTGTAATATCCAAAACCATTGCCTTTACCCCACTACCGCCAATATCTACAGATAAAGTACGAATAGATCCATTATCTTCTAACATAAGATTTTCTTGGTTTTTTGCAACTTCTTTCGATATTACGTTGCTAAATTAGAGTCCACAGGATATGTTTTCATGAACCTCTCCCAGATGTGAATGGTGGACAGAGAAAGAACAGCATTGAAACAGACGGATTTTCAATCCGTAGGGGCGGGGTCTCCCCCTCACAAGGGTAGGTTTTTAATATTGTCTGTGAAGGCAAGACTGGGAAGACTTGGAGGGAAAGTAGACAAGGAAGATTTTATCCGCACAATAGTCTTTTAACGGTGTGTTATTGTTGCCAAAAAACATCATCCTGTAGGGTTTTCCTCCCTTGTCATCTTGTCCACCTTGTTGCCCAAGTCTTGCCCTCACCAGAATGTAAAAAACCTACACCTGTCAGCGGGGTCTCCCCGCCCTCTTCTCATCGAACTGCTAATAACCACCATAGATATTTTTCCCAACCATAACTAATTGAACACCAGATTGATTTAAATTTGCTAATCTAGAAGTAGTGTAAATATTGCTGATGGTAGTGCATTTTTCTATTAAAACTATTATTTGAGCAACAATTATGACAACCTTTCACCCTAACAGCCTGCGTTCCTACAGCCAAGAGGATGTACAGCAAATTCTGCAATTAGCGATCGCTCGTCAAGTAGACGATAATGATCAAGAATTTTCCTATCAGCAAATCCTGGAAATTGCCACAGAGTTACAAATATCACCCGATATCCTCCAACAAGCGGAACGGGATTGGTTAGGTAAACAAAACGAAGTTGAACAGCGTAAAGCTTTTAATCTTTATCGCCAAAGTAAATTTAAAAAACGTTTAGGCAATTACGCAATTATTAATATTTTTTTCCTAGGTATGGATGCCATTAGTGGCGGTATTTCTTGGTCACTTTATATCTTACTCGCTTGCGGATTAGCCATATCCTTAGATATTTGGAATACTTTTCAAACCAAAGGTGAAGATTACGAAATCGCCTTTCAAAGATGGAATCGCAACCATCAAATTAAACAAACAATCAATACAGTTTTAAATAAGTGGTTTAAAGTATTTAGCCCTTAAACCTGATAAGCTGTTACGCAGCTAAAT harbors:
- a CDS encoding M48 family metallopeptidase; its protein translation is MTKKILTGLSSQTYEHPFDRKALASLQSMPGISPLLKKVNEYGIDRLLRLQSIASEIRVTPRNFPQLYQPLLEACQILDVTTIPELYLFRGTGHIQTYIIGLEKPIIGINIEAMEWLNYDELLFIFGYEIARIKSQHIIYHQIAIVMPALKIWLSSTTLGLGGLIASGVELALYNWVMMAKFTADRAGLLACQDIDIATTALMKLAGLPEEYLTPDVIEDFLIQSREFASNSVDSLDQVTKILSYSESNLSWLVMRTGELLKWVDSGEYNHVLQGENVNTPKGKEEGDEKEGWNFLTSW
- a CDS encoding IS4 family transposase, whose amino-acid sequence is MNQINLLRDTLKPHLEWHGARLSFLALFLISLLRVKTVNLVELATGFRNCAKNESNYKRLQRFFRDFDIDYAVIAKMIVKIMNIPQPWVLSIDRTEWRFGQIWLNILMLGVVHNGVAYPLVWQILEKKGNSNTDERMDLLDRFGQLFPDAQVDYISADREFVGAEWLSYLLLEPNIPFRIRIRHTDLISDTEKTLPGSVIFAHLAAGESQVLSTRRWVWGRSVYVAGLRLDDGKLLIVISDTSPQTIIADYGRRWGIETLFGMFKTRGFCLESTHFIDSNRLSKLLALLSLAMCWAVKTGEWLHQHQPIKIKKHGRFAKSVFRYGLDYLRSLVTDLDLKYDDFLLSLNFLSCT
- a CDS encoding ROK family protein translates to MLEDNGSIRTLSVDIGGSGVKAMVLDITGKPLTERGRLETPQPATPEVVINTIVVLAAAQGEYHRVSVGFPGVVRYGVTETPANLHCDWIGFDLATILSQQLNRPVKVINDADMRGLGAIAGKGVELVITLGTGFGSALFVDGTLVPNMEMGHHRFRKGETYEKQLGRAALDKIGEKKWNRRLEKAITSLQHLFNYDCLYIGGGEAVRINMNLPLNVKLIPNITGLLGGIALWKD
- a CDS encoding 2TM domain-containing protein, producing MTTFHPNSLRSYSQEDVQQILQLAIARQVDDNDQEFSYQQILEIATELQISPDILQQAERDWLGKQNEVEQRKAFNLYRQSKFKKRLGNYAIINIFFLGMDAISGGISWSLYILLACGLAISLDIWNTFQTKGEDYEIAFQRWNRNHQIKQTINTVLNKWFKVFSP